A segment of the Arcobacter sp. CECT 8983 genome:
GCCTTCACTCCCTAAAAATAGCGCAGTTTTTTCATTTTCATTTTTAAACTCTTTTAGGTCTTCTCCATCCATAGATGCACCCATAAGAGTAAAATTGTTTTGTTTTAGTTCGTTTACTACGTCTAAAACATTTTGTGTTTGGCAAAAAGGTATGTCAAATAATGCACCACTACTTGTTCTTGCAATACCTTCGTAGTTTAGTTGCTTAATATTAGAAGCAATAATCGCATCAACTCCAAGGGAATAAGCAGTTCTACAAATAGCACCAATATTCCCAACATCTGTTAGTCCATCAAGAACAACTACAAAGTTAGAGTTTTTAATCTCTTTCAAGCTAGTAAGTTCAAACTCTTTTAGTTTTAAGAAGAAGCCTTGGTGGTTTCCTCCATGTGCCATACTTTGCGCTTTTTTATTATCTAGTTTGATAATTTTTTTATCTAGCTTTGCAAATCTTTTAAAAAGTTTTGGCTCTAGTTCTTTTGAGAACATTACCTCTTCAATAAGGTCGGGGTGTTTATCTAGTACATAAAGTACTACTTGTTTGCCATATATAATCATGGCTAGATTTTATCTAAAAGTTG
Coding sequences within it:
- the rlmB gene encoding 23S rRNA (guanosine(2251)-2'-O)-methyltransferase RlmB; this encodes MIIYGKQVVLYVLDKHPDLIEEVMFSKELEPKLFKRFAKLDKKIIKLDNKKAQSMAHGGNHQGFFLKLKEFELTSLKEIKNSNFVVVLDGLTDVGNIGAICRTAYSLGVDAIIASNIKQLNYEGIARTSSGALFDIPFCQTQNVLDVVNELKQNNFTLMGASMDGEDLKEFKNENEKTALFLGSEGFGLSNKVIKKLDKKISIKMQNSFDSLNVSVAGGILIYNLKK